A window of Ranitomeya variabilis isolate aRanVar5 chromosome 2, aRanVar5.hap1, whole genome shotgun sequence contains these coding sequences:
- the CACFD1 gene encoding calcium channel flower homolog: MSSVELEAPVQGEAPASTAQDDGMTWWYRLLCRLAGVFGGISCAIAGLWNCITVNPMNIAAGVFMMVNALVLFLCEAPFCCQFIEFANKVAEKADRLKPWQKALFYCGMALFPIFLSFTITTLFGNAIAFATGVLYGLSALGKKGDAISYAKLQQQKKQPDEEKQDGT; the protein is encoded by the exons ATGAGCTCAGTAGAACTAGAAGCACCAGTGCAGGGGGAAGCGCCTGCCAGCACGGCCCAGGACGACGGCATGACCTGGTGGTACCGCTTGTTGTGTCGCCTGGCCGGGGTCTTCGGGGGCATTT CATGTGCCATTGCCGGCCTGTGGAACTGTATCACCGTCAACCCGATGAACATAGCAGCCGGCGTCTTCATGAT GGTGAATGCGCTGGTCCTGTTTCTGTGCGAGGCGCCATTCTGTTGCCAGTTCATCGAGTTTGCAAACAAGGTGGCAGAAAAAGCAGACAGGTTAAAACCCTGGCAGAAGGCTTTATTCTACTGTGG GATGGCGCTGTTCCCCATATTTCTCAGCTTCACAATAACCACCCTGTTTGGTAACGCTATTGCCTTTGCAACCGGAGTCTTGTACGGATTATCCGCCTTGGGAAAGAA GGGTGACGCCATCTCTTATGCAAAACTCCAGCAGCAGAAGAAGCAGCCAGACGAAGAGAAGCAGGACGGGACATAA